From the genome of Zalophus californianus isolate mZalCal1 chromosome 6, mZalCal1.pri.v2, whole genome shotgun sequence, one region includes:
- the ISLR2 gene encoding immunoglobulin superfamily containing leucine-rich repeat protein 2 isoform X3, producing MMPLWALWLAWALLGVAGACPEPCACVDKYAHQFADCAYKELREVPEGLPANVTTLSLSANKITVLRRGAFADVTQVTSLWLAHNEVRTVEPGALAVLSQLKNLDLSHNLISSFPWSDLRNLSALQLLKMNHNRLGSLPRDALGALPDLRSLRINNNRLRTLAPGTFDALSALSHLQLYHNPFHCGCSLVWLQAWAASTRVSLPEPDSIACASPPALQGVPVHRLPALSCVPPSVRLSAEPPPEAPGSPWPAGLALRLHCVAEGHPTPRLQWRLQIPGGTIVLEPPVLSGEDNGDGAEDGEEEGDGTGPTQTEAPTPTPAPAWPAPPANPRFLALTNGSLLVPLLSAKEAGVYTCRAHNELGANSTSLRVAVAAAGPPKHAPGAGGDSEGQVPTSERKFTAKGRGNSVLPSKPEGKIKGQGLARVSALGETEAGPEEEEEAGEGEEAEDQVSADPVKEQHCGHGDPSRPLTPWRNASPPTSTRVPPTSSPRKATRQAARQTSWSQRRLPGRASTKTRSRGTQVGTCRGRRVWRPAHWRSPSPRPTKRSLRRDLSTVIDCPWAPRRSTSPRKLMAITGRRQAEPPARLARPFPSPTLGAWEQKPRAGRTYAHHPTRNLHLLRPFTSPNLHYWGLPEGSGMTAPVPGHPLSSLSLWAQFPSTASTVTRSSLSL from the exons ATGATGCCCTTGTGGGCTCTGTGGCTGGCCTGGGCTCTGCTAGGAGTGGCCGGAGCGTGCCCAGAGCCATGCGCCTGCGTGGACAAGTACGCGCACCAGTTTGCCGACTGCGCGTACAAGGAGTTGCGCGAGGTGCCGGAAGGACTGCCGGCCAATGTGACCACACTTAGTCTGTCGGCCAACAAGATCACCGTGCTGCGGCGTGGGGCCTTCGCCGACGTCACGCAGGTCACGTCGCTGTGGCTGGCGCACAATGAGGTGCGCACCGTGGAGCCGGGCGCCCTAGCGGTGCTGAGCCAGCTCAAGAACCTCGATCTGAGCCACAACCTCATATCCAGCTTTCCGTGGAGTGACCTTCGTAACCTGAGCGCGCTGCAGCTGCTCAAAATGAACCATAATCGTTTGGGCTCGCTGCCCCGGGACGCACTCGGTGCGCTGCCCGACCTGCGCTCCCTGCGTATCAACAACAACCGCCTGCGCACGCTGGCTCCTGGCACCTTCGACGCGTTAAGCGCGCTGTCACATCTGCAACTCTATCACAACCCCTTCCACTGCGGTTGCAGCCTTGTGTGGCTGCAGGCCTGGGCCGCAAGCACCAGGGTCTCCTTACCGGAGCCCGACTCCATCGCGTGCGCCTCGCCGCCCGCGCTGCAGGGGGTGCCGGTGCACCGCCTGCCTGCCCTGTCCTGTGTACCACCCAGCGTGCGTCTGAGTGCTGAGCCGCCGCCTGAGGCTCCGGGCAGCCCCTGGCCCGCCGGCCTGGCTCTCAGGCTACACTGCGTCGCCGAAGGACACCCCACACCCCGCCTGCAATGGCGACTTCAGATCCCTGGCGGCACCATAGTCTTAGAGCCTCCCGTCCTGAGCGGGGAGGACAACGGGGATGGAGCGGAAGacggagaggaggaaggagatgggaCCGGGCCCACGCAGACGGAGGCCCCAACCCCGACTCCAGCACCCGCTTGGCCCGCGCCCCCAGCCAACCCGCGCTTCCTGGCCCTCACAAACGGTTCCCTGTTGGTGCCCCTCCTGAGTGCCAAGGAAGCAGGTGTCTACACCTGCCGTGCCCACAATGAGCTGGGCGCCAACTCCACGTCACTGCGCGTGGCAGTGGCGGCCGCTGGGCCCCCAAAGCACGCTCCTGGCGCTGGCGGAGACTCTGAAGGGCAGGTCCCTACTTCTGAGCGCAAGTTCACAGCCAAAGGCCGGGGCAACAGCGTTCTACCCTCCAAGCCCGAGGGCAAAATCAAAGGCCAAGGCCTGGCCCGGGTGAGCGCCCTCGGGGAGACGGAAGCGGggccggaggaggaggaggaggcaggtgagggagaggaagcagaagacCAGGTGTCTGCGGATCCGGTGAAGGAGCAACACTGTGGCCACGGGGACCCGTCGCG GCCCCTGACCCCATGGAGAAACGCATCGCCGCCGACTTCGACCCGCGTGCCTCCTACCTCGAGTCCGAGAAAAGCTACCCGGCAGGCGGCGAGGCAGACGTCGTGGAGCCAGAGGAGGCTCCCGGGGAGGGCCTCGACGAAGACGCGGAGCAGGGGGACCCAGGTGGGGACctgcagagggaggagagtctgGCGGCCTGCTCACTGGCGGAGTCCCAGTCCAAGGCCAACCAAGAGGAGTTTGAGGCGGGATCTGAGTACAGTGATCGACTGCCCCTGGGCGCCGAGGCGGTCAACATCGCCCAGGAAATTAATGGCAATTACAGGCAGACGGCAGGCTGAACCCCCCGCCCGACTGGCCCGCCcattcccatcccccaccttggGTGCCTGGGAGCAGAAGCCTAGGGCTGGCAGGACATACGCCCACCACCCCACCCGCAACCTTCACTTACTCCGCCCCTTTACCAGCCCCAACCTTCACTACTGGGGACTTCCAGAGGGGAGTGGGATGACTGCACCAGTCCCCGGCCACCCATTGTCGTCATTGTCTTTGTGGGCTCAATTCCCCTCCACGGCAAGCACAGTTACTCGCTCTTCTCTCTCCCTATAA
- the ISLR2 gene encoding immunoglobulin superfamily containing leucine-rich repeat protein 2 isoform X1 — MMPLWALWLAWALLGVAGACPEPCACVDKYAHQFADCAYKELREVPEGLPANVTTLSLSANKITVLRRGAFADVTQVTSLWLAHNEVRTVEPGALAVLSQLKNLDLSHNLISSFPWSDLRNLSALQLLKMNHNRLGSLPRDALGALPDLRSLRINNNRLRTLAPGTFDALSALSHLQLYHNPFHCGCSLVWLQAWAASTRVSLPEPDSIACASPPALQGVPVHRLPALSCVPPSVRLSAEPPPEAPGSPWPAGLALRLHCVAEGHPTPRLQWRLQIPGGTIVLEPPVLSGEDNGDGAEDGEEEGDGTGPTQTEAPTPTPAPAWPAPPANPRFLALTNGSLLVPLLSAKEAGVYTCRAHNELGANSTSLRVAVAAAGPPKHAPGAGGDSEGQVPTSERKFTAKGRGNSVLPSKPEGKIKGQGLARVSALGETEAGPEEEEEAGEGEEAEDQVSADPVKEQHCGHGDPSRYVSNHAFNQSAELKQHVFELGVIALDVAEREARVQLTPLAARWGSGPGGAAGAGRPGRRPLRLLYLCPAGGGAAVQWSRVEEGVNAYWFRGLRPGTNYSVCLALAGEACHVQVVFATKKELPSLLVIVAVSVFLLVLATVPLLGAACCHLLAKHPGKPYRLILRPQAPDPMEKRIAADFDPRASYLESEKSYPAGGEADVVEPEEAPGEGLDEDAEQGDPGKSTPLHSHRNCYLRNLLCNLPHRGLWNQRKRRRRWKYLVVTLWPGVSPGPGAAVPCVERCRVPPGPLLHPFWGARPRSQDSVATP; from the exons ATGATGCCCTTGTGGGCTCTGTGGCTGGCCTGGGCTCTGCTAGGAGTGGCCGGAGCGTGCCCAGAGCCATGCGCCTGCGTGGACAAGTACGCGCACCAGTTTGCCGACTGCGCGTACAAGGAGTTGCGCGAGGTGCCGGAAGGACTGCCGGCCAATGTGACCACACTTAGTCTGTCGGCCAACAAGATCACCGTGCTGCGGCGTGGGGCCTTCGCCGACGTCACGCAGGTCACGTCGCTGTGGCTGGCGCACAATGAGGTGCGCACCGTGGAGCCGGGCGCCCTAGCGGTGCTGAGCCAGCTCAAGAACCTCGATCTGAGCCACAACCTCATATCCAGCTTTCCGTGGAGTGACCTTCGTAACCTGAGCGCGCTGCAGCTGCTCAAAATGAACCATAATCGTTTGGGCTCGCTGCCCCGGGACGCACTCGGTGCGCTGCCCGACCTGCGCTCCCTGCGTATCAACAACAACCGCCTGCGCACGCTGGCTCCTGGCACCTTCGACGCGTTAAGCGCGCTGTCACATCTGCAACTCTATCACAACCCCTTCCACTGCGGTTGCAGCCTTGTGTGGCTGCAGGCCTGGGCCGCAAGCACCAGGGTCTCCTTACCGGAGCCCGACTCCATCGCGTGCGCCTCGCCGCCCGCGCTGCAGGGGGTGCCGGTGCACCGCCTGCCTGCCCTGTCCTGTGTACCACCCAGCGTGCGTCTGAGTGCTGAGCCGCCGCCTGAGGCTCCGGGCAGCCCCTGGCCCGCCGGCCTGGCTCTCAGGCTACACTGCGTCGCCGAAGGACACCCCACACCCCGCCTGCAATGGCGACTTCAGATCCCTGGCGGCACCATAGTCTTAGAGCCTCCCGTCCTGAGCGGGGAGGACAACGGGGATGGAGCGGAAGacggagaggaggaaggagatgggaCCGGGCCCACGCAGACGGAGGCCCCAACCCCGACTCCAGCACCCGCTTGGCCCGCGCCCCCAGCCAACCCGCGCTTCCTGGCCCTCACAAACGGTTCCCTGTTGGTGCCCCTCCTGAGTGCCAAGGAAGCAGGTGTCTACACCTGCCGTGCCCACAATGAGCTGGGCGCCAACTCCACGTCACTGCGCGTGGCAGTGGCGGCCGCTGGGCCCCCAAAGCACGCTCCTGGCGCTGGCGGAGACTCTGAAGGGCAGGTCCCTACTTCTGAGCGCAAGTTCACAGCCAAAGGCCGGGGCAACAGCGTTCTACCCTCCAAGCCCGAGGGCAAAATCAAAGGCCAAGGCCTGGCCCGGGTGAGCGCCCTCGGGGAGACGGAAGCGGggccggaggaggaggaggaggcaggtgagggagaggaagcagaagacCAGGTGTCTGCGGATCCGGTGAAGGAGCAACACTGTGGCCACGGGGACCCGTCGCGGTACGTGTCCAACCACGCCTTCAACCAGAGCGCAGAGCTCAAACAGCACGTCTTTGAGCTGGGTGTCATCGCGCTGGACGTGGCGGAGCGCGAGGCTCGGGTGCAGCTGACGCCGCTGGCGGCGCGCTGGGGATCCGGGCCCGGCGGGGCGGCTGGAGCCGGGCGGCCGGGGCGGCGGCCGCTGCGCCTGCTCTATCTGTGCCCTGCGGGGGGTGGCGCAGCGGTGCAGTGGTCACGCGTGGAAGAGGGCGTCAACGCCTATTGGTTCCGCGGCCTGAGGCCCGGCACTAACTACTCAGTGTGCCTGGCGCTGGCAGGTGAGGCCTGCCACGTGCAAGTGGTGTTTGCCACCAAGAAGGAATTGCCCTCGCTGCTGGTTATCGTGGCGGTGAGCGTGTTCCTCCTGGTGCTGGCCACCGTGCCCCTGCTGGGCGCCGCCTGCTGCCATCTTTTGGCCAAACACCCAGGTAAGCCTTATCGTCTTATACTGCGGCCACAGGCCCCTGACCCCATGGAGAAACGCATCGCCGCCGACTTCGACCCGCGTGCCTCCTACCTCGAGTCCGAGAAAAGCTACCCGGCAGGCGGCGAGGCAGACGTCGTGGAGCCAGAGGAGGCTCCCGGGGAGGGCCTCGACGAAGACGCGGAGCAGGGGGACCCAG GGAAATCCACGCCTCTCCATTCCCACCGTAATTGTTATCTGCGAAATCTGCTCTGCAACCTGCCCCACCGTGGGCTCTGGAACCAGAGGAAACGGAGGAGACGTTGGAAATATCTGGTGGTAACGCTGTGGCCCGGGGTCAGCCCGGGACCCGGAGCAGCTGTCCCTTGCGTGGAGCGCTGTAGGGTCCCGCCTGGACCCCTACTCCATCCTTTCTGGGGTGCACGTCCCAGAAGCCAGGACTCGGTGGCAACTCCCTAG
- the ISLR2 gene encoding immunoglobulin superfamily containing leucine-rich repeat protein 2 isoform X2: protein MMPLWALWLAWALLGVAGACPEPCACVDKYAHQFADCAYKELREVPEGLPANVTTLSLSANKITVLRRGAFADVTQVTSLWLAHNEVRTVEPGALAVLSQLKNLDLSHNLISSFPWSDLRNLSALQLLKMNHNRLGSLPRDALGALPDLRSLRINNNRLRTLAPGTFDALSALSHLQLYHNPFHCGCSLVWLQAWAASTRVSLPEPDSIACASPPALQGVPVHRLPALSCVPPSVRLSAEPPPEAPGSPWPAGLALRLHCVAEGHPTPRLQWRLQIPGGTIVLEPPVLSGEDNGDGAEDGEEEGDGTGPTQTEAPTPTPAPAWPAPPANPRFLALTNGSLLVPLLSAKEAGVYTCRAHNELGANSTSLRVAVAAAGPPKHAPGAGGDSEGQVPTSERKFTAKGRGNSVLPSKPEGKIKGQGLARVSALGETEAGPEEEEEAGEGEEAEDQVSADPVKEQHCGHGDPSRYVSNHAFNQSAELKQHVFELGVIALDVAEREARVQLTPLAARWGSGPGGAAGAGRPGRRPLRLLYLCPAGGGAAVQWSRVEEGVNAYWFRGLRPGTNYSVCLALAGEACHVQVVFATKKELPSLLVIVAVSVFLLVLATVPLLGAACCHLLAKHPGKPYRLILRPQAPDPMEKRIAADFDPRASYLESEKSYPAGGEADVVEPEEAPGEGLDEDAEQGDPGGDLQREESLAACSLAESQSKANQEEFEAGSEYSDRLPLGAEAVNIAQEINGNYRQTAG, encoded by the coding sequence ATGATGCCCTTGTGGGCTCTGTGGCTGGCCTGGGCTCTGCTAGGAGTGGCCGGAGCGTGCCCAGAGCCATGCGCCTGCGTGGACAAGTACGCGCACCAGTTTGCCGACTGCGCGTACAAGGAGTTGCGCGAGGTGCCGGAAGGACTGCCGGCCAATGTGACCACACTTAGTCTGTCGGCCAACAAGATCACCGTGCTGCGGCGTGGGGCCTTCGCCGACGTCACGCAGGTCACGTCGCTGTGGCTGGCGCACAATGAGGTGCGCACCGTGGAGCCGGGCGCCCTAGCGGTGCTGAGCCAGCTCAAGAACCTCGATCTGAGCCACAACCTCATATCCAGCTTTCCGTGGAGTGACCTTCGTAACCTGAGCGCGCTGCAGCTGCTCAAAATGAACCATAATCGTTTGGGCTCGCTGCCCCGGGACGCACTCGGTGCGCTGCCCGACCTGCGCTCCCTGCGTATCAACAACAACCGCCTGCGCACGCTGGCTCCTGGCACCTTCGACGCGTTAAGCGCGCTGTCACATCTGCAACTCTATCACAACCCCTTCCACTGCGGTTGCAGCCTTGTGTGGCTGCAGGCCTGGGCCGCAAGCACCAGGGTCTCCTTACCGGAGCCCGACTCCATCGCGTGCGCCTCGCCGCCCGCGCTGCAGGGGGTGCCGGTGCACCGCCTGCCTGCCCTGTCCTGTGTACCACCCAGCGTGCGTCTGAGTGCTGAGCCGCCGCCTGAGGCTCCGGGCAGCCCCTGGCCCGCCGGCCTGGCTCTCAGGCTACACTGCGTCGCCGAAGGACACCCCACACCCCGCCTGCAATGGCGACTTCAGATCCCTGGCGGCACCATAGTCTTAGAGCCTCCCGTCCTGAGCGGGGAGGACAACGGGGATGGAGCGGAAGacggagaggaggaaggagatgggaCCGGGCCCACGCAGACGGAGGCCCCAACCCCGACTCCAGCACCCGCTTGGCCCGCGCCCCCAGCCAACCCGCGCTTCCTGGCCCTCACAAACGGTTCCCTGTTGGTGCCCCTCCTGAGTGCCAAGGAAGCAGGTGTCTACACCTGCCGTGCCCACAATGAGCTGGGCGCCAACTCCACGTCACTGCGCGTGGCAGTGGCGGCCGCTGGGCCCCCAAAGCACGCTCCTGGCGCTGGCGGAGACTCTGAAGGGCAGGTCCCTACTTCTGAGCGCAAGTTCACAGCCAAAGGCCGGGGCAACAGCGTTCTACCCTCCAAGCCCGAGGGCAAAATCAAAGGCCAAGGCCTGGCCCGGGTGAGCGCCCTCGGGGAGACGGAAGCGGggccggaggaggaggaggaggcaggtgagggagaggaagcagaagacCAGGTGTCTGCGGATCCGGTGAAGGAGCAACACTGTGGCCACGGGGACCCGTCGCGGTACGTGTCCAACCACGCCTTCAACCAGAGCGCAGAGCTCAAACAGCACGTCTTTGAGCTGGGTGTCATCGCGCTGGACGTGGCGGAGCGCGAGGCTCGGGTGCAGCTGACGCCGCTGGCGGCGCGCTGGGGATCCGGGCCCGGCGGGGCGGCTGGAGCCGGGCGGCCGGGGCGGCGGCCGCTGCGCCTGCTCTATCTGTGCCCTGCGGGGGGTGGCGCAGCGGTGCAGTGGTCACGCGTGGAAGAGGGCGTCAACGCCTATTGGTTCCGCGGCCTGAGGCCCGGCACTAACTACTCAGTGTGCCTGGCGCTGGCAGGTGAGGCCTGCCACGTGCAAGTGGTGTTTGCCACCAAGAAGGAATTGCCCTCGCTGCTGGTTATCGTGGCGGTGAGCGTGTTCCTCCTGGTGCTGGCCACCGTGCCCCTGCTGGGCGCCGCCTGCTGCCATCTTTTGGCCAAACACCCAGGTAAGCCTTATCGTCTTATACTGCGGCCACAGGCCCCTGACCCCATGGAGAAACGCATCGCCGCCGACTTCGACCCGCGTGCCTCCTACCTCGAGTCCGAGAAAAGCTACCCGGCAGGCGGCGAGGCAGACGTCGTGGAGCCAGAGGAGGCTCCCGGGGAGGGCCTCGACGAAGACGCGGAGCAGGGGGACCCAGGTGGGGACctgcagagggaggagagtctgGCGGCCTGCTCACTGGCGGAGTCCCAGTCCAAGGCCAACCAAGAGGAGTTTGAGGCGGGATCTGAGTACAGTGATCGACTGCCCCTGGGCGCCGAGGCGGTCAACATCGCCCAGGAAATTAATGGCAATTACAGGCAGACGGCAGGCTGA